A single window of Anopheles moucheti chromosome 2, idAnoMoucSN_F20_07, whole genome shotgun sequence DNA harbors:
- the LOC128310672 gene encoding uncharacterized protein LOC128310672 isoform X1, with protein MEHSMEQVENMSFSRQCDEIDLLSGQSTMLTGACEPNALVSPSAATDAAVRALAVANDGGASVTEDGRPLDGCSSLLSRQDSNVSPVATRTATDSGNHGNGNNAQERPGVSSNQGNSAALPASISNRIAEGRCRRKNRRRKSNRGKSSSNRPYSKTHWKFQYPAGQGGCRQGGQGGAAETSASKVNHNKRRHLYSVAASRRITPFLKSDQPPLVPYNTNRFLMEDHMPQVLTPSGRTRDSSFSIDSEENYFYSLPEDEEDFLTKEFSSVYERERFDQLESLSHPDLVQEYIKLAVEYEQTVRRTGANGGVGGGGSGADCDGGSMAKMGNDGERGDDASGARNRLLEERVKVLERENMDLRRQLEYATRMGFLMPARSSPRYGVSTTTGADRMDIGEQQRAQMDSSTSEDSESDSSSTSSSSSSSSSSSSSSMSDDNGDEPMGMNEMVQPERNYGARMMNGVADRSPLSPVMNGGGPRTNGAHESDPEQQEEQEAEDEDDDDEEELLLNGVDELSPSPRPSLAVE; from the exons ATGGAACATAGTATGGAACAGGTAGAAAATATGTCTTTTTCCCGGCAGTGCGACGAAATCGACCTACTCTCTGGCCAGTCCACGATGTTGACTGGAGCCTGCGAACCAAACGCACTCGTCTCGCCGAGCGCAGCAACCGACGCCGCAGTTCGCGCGCTTGCCGTCGCGAACGACGGTGGCGCTAGTGTGACCGAAGATGGACGACCGTTGGATGGTTGCAGCAGTTTGCTTTCGCGCCAGGATTCAAATGTATCACCGGTAGCAACGAGAACAGCCACCGATAGTGGTAACCATGGAAACGGGAACAATGCACAGGAACGTCCCGGGGTGAGCAGCAATCAAGGCAACAGCGCGGCGCTACCGGCCAGCATTAGCAATCGCATCGCGGAGGGACGTTGCCGGCGCAAAAACCGTCGCCGTAAGTCGAACCGTGGTAAATCGAGTTCAAATCGACCGTACAGCAAGACGCATTGGAAGTTTCAGTACCCTGCCGGACAAGGTGGGTGCCGTCAGGGGGGACAGGGTGGTGCTGCCGAAACCAGTGCCAGTAAAGTGAATCACAACAAGCGGCGCCATCTCTACTCGGTTGCGGCCTCCCGCCGGATAACACCGTTCCTAAAGTCCGATCAGCCACCGCTAGTGCCATACAACACCAACCGCTTCCTGATGGAGGACCACATGCCGCAAGTGCTGACCCCGTCAGGTAGAACGCGCGATTCTAGTTTTTCGATAGATTcagaagaaaattatttttactcACTCCCAGAGGATGAAGAGGATTTCCTTACCAAGGAGTTCTCCAGCGTGTACGAGCGGGAACGGTTCGATCAGCTGGAAAGCCTCAGCCATCCCGACCTTGTCCAAGAGTACATTAAGCTAGCGGTCGAATACGAGCAGACGGTACGGCGCACCGGTGCGAACGGGGGTGTTGGTGGAGGTGGCAGCGGAGCGGATTGTGACGGTGGAAGCATGGCAAAGATGGGCAACGATGGCGAGCGTGGCGATGATGCTAGTGGCGCTCGGAACAGACTGTTGGAAGAGCGTGTGAAGGTGTTGGAGCGGGAAAATATGG ATCTTCGCCGCCAGTTAGAATACGCTACACGAATGGGATTTCTCATGCCTGCTAGATCGTCACCACGCTATGGAGTGTCCACGACCACCGGTGCGGATCGTATGGATATTGGTGAACAGCAACGGGCACAGATGGACAGCAGCACCAGTGAGGACAGTGAATCGGACAGTTCCAGTACCAGCtccagtagtagcagcagcagctcgagcagtagcagcagtatgAGCGACGACAACGGAGATGAACCGATGGGCATGAATGAGATGGtgcaaccggaacggaactATGGTGCCCGTATGATGAACGGTGTGGCGGATCGTTCTCCCTTATCGCCCGTAATGAATGGTGGAGGTCCCCGCACTAATGGTGCACATGAAAGTGATCCAGAGCAGCAGGAGGAACAGGAGGCAgaggatgaggatgatgatgatgaagaggaACTGTTGTTGAACGGTGTTGATGAGCTTTCACCATCCCCGAGGCCATCGCTTGCGGTGGAGTAA
- the LOC128310672 gene encoding uncharacterized protein LOC128310672 isoform X2, producing the protein MEHSMEQVENMSFSRQCDEIDLLSGQSTMLTGACEPNALVSPSAATDAAVRALAVANDGGASVTEDGRPLDGCSSLLSRQDSNVSPVATRTATDSGNHGNGNNAQERPGVSSNQGNSAALPASISNRIAEGRCRRKNRRRKSNRGKSSSNRPYSKTHWKFQYPAGQGGCRQGGQGGAAETSASKVNHNKRRHLYSVAASRRITPFLKSDQPPLVPYNTNRFLMEDHMPQVLTPSEDEEDFLTKEFSSVYERERFDQLESLSHPDLVQEYIKLAVEYEQTVRRTGANGGVGGGGSGADCDGGSMAKMGNDGERGDDASGARNRLLEERVKVLERENMDLRRQLEYATRMGFLMPARSSPRYGVSTTTGADRMDIGEQQRAQMDSSTSEDSESDSSSTSSSSSSSSSSSSSSMSDDNGDEPMGMNEMVQPERNYGARMMNGVADRSPLSPVMNGGGPRTNGAHESDPEQQEEQEAEDEDDDDEEELLLNGVDELSPSPRPSLAVE; encoded by the exons ATGGAACATAGTATGGAACAGGTAGAAAATATGTCTTTTTCCCGGCAGTGCGACGAAATCGACCTACTCTCTGGCCAGTCCACGATGTTGACTGGAGCCTGCGAACCAAACGCACTCGTCTCGCCGAGCGCAGCAACCGACGCCGCAGTTCGCGCGCTTGCCGTCGCGAACGACGGTGGCGCTAGTGTGACCGAAGATGGACGACCGTTGGATGGTTGCAGCAGTTTGCTTTCGCGCCAGGATTCAAATGTATCACCGGTAGCAACGAGAACAGCCACCGATAGTGGTAACCATGGAAACGGGAACAATGCACAGGAACGTCCCGGGGTGAGCAGCAATCAAGGCAACAGCGCGGCGCTACCGGCCAGCATTAGCAATCGCATCGCGGAGGGACGTTGCCGGCGCAAAAACCGTCGCCGTAAGTCGAACCGTGGTAAATCGAGTTCAAATCGACCGTACAGCAAGACGCATTGGAAGTTTCAGTACCCTGCCGGACAAGGTGGGTGCCGTCAGGGGGGACAGGGTGGTGCTGCCGAAACCAGTGCCAGTAAAGTGAATCACAACAAGCGGCGCCATCTCTACTCGGTTGCGGCCTCCCGCCGGATAACACCGTTCCTAAAGTCCGATCAGCCACCGCTAGTGCCATACAACACCAACCGCTTCCTGATGGAGGACCACATGCCGCAAGTGCTGACCCCGTCAG AGGATGAAGAGGATTTCCTTACCAAGGAGTTCTCCAGCGTGTACGAGCGGGAACGGTTCGATCAGCTGGAAAGCCTCAGCCATCCCGACCTTGTCCAAGAGTACATTAAGCTAGCGGTCGAATACGAGCAGACGGTACGGCGCACCGGTGCGAACGGGGGTGTTGGTGGAGGTGGCAGCGGAGCGGATTGTGACGGTGGAAGCATGGCAAAGATGGGCAACGATGGCGAGCGTGGCGATGATGCTAGTGGCGCTCGGAACAGACTGTTGGAAGAGCGTGTGAAGGTGTTGGAGCGGGAAAATATGG ATCTTCGCCGCCAGTTAGAATACGCTACACGAATGGGATTTCTCATGCCTGCTAGATCGTCACCACGCTATGGAGTGTCCACGACCACCGGTGCGGATCGTATGGATATTGGTGAACAGCAACGGGCACAGATGGACAGCAGCACCAGTGAGGACAGTGAATCGGACAGTTCCAGTACCAGCtccagtagtagcagcagcagctcgagcagtagcagcagtatgAGCGACGACAACGGAGATGAACCGATGGGCATGAATGAGATGGtgcaaccggaacggaactATGGTGCCCGTATGATGAACGGTGTGGCGGATCGTTCTCCCTTATCGCCCGTAATGAATGGTGGAGGTCCCCGCACTAATGGTGCACATGAAAGTGATCCAGAGCAGCAGGAGGAACAGGAGGCAgaggatgaggatgatgatgatgaagaggaACTGTTGTTGAACGGTGTTGATGAGCTTTCACCATCCCCGAGGCCATCGCTTGCGGTGGAGTAA